In the Nicotiana tabacum cultivar K326 chromosome 16, ASM71507v2, whole genome shotgun sequence genome, one interval contains:
- the LOC107778137 gene encoding light-harvesting complex-like protein OHP2, chloroplastic, whose amino-acid sequence MSVASSSSFPCIKIQNPSSPTPPPPSSSCHFRALTIRSSGAEGPLRRPMAQPPTPVKPVPPSPSSPPPPSAPPKQVTVAAVDGKNVITMEFQRQKAKELQEYFKQKKLEEANQGPFFGFIGKNEISNGRWAMFGFAVGMLTEYATGSDFVDQVKILLSNFGIVDLE is encoded by the exons ATGTCAgtagcatcatcatcttccttcccATGCATCAAAATTCAAAACCCATCTTCCCcaactcctcctcctccttcttcttcttgtcaTTTCAGAGCACTCACAATAAGGAGCTCTGGAGCTGAAGGACCTTTGAGAAGACCTATGGCGCAGCCACCTACCCCTGTTAAACCTGTCCCCCCATCACCATCTTCGCCGCCGCCGCCTAGTGCTCCTCCTAAGCAGGTGACAGTGGCTGCCGTGGATGGCAAGAATGTAATTACCATGGAGTTTCAGAGGCAAAAGGCTAAGGAGCTTCAAGAGTACTTCAAGCAGAAGAAGCTTGAGGAAGCTAATCAAGGACCCTTCTTTGGTTTTATTGGCAAAAATGAAATTTCTAACGGCAG ATGGGCGATGTTTGGTTTTGCTGTTGGGATGTTAACTGAATATGCAACTGGTTCTGACTTTGTCGatcaagttaagatccttctctCAAATTTTGGGATAGTAGACTTGGAATGA